The following proteins come from a genomic window of Anaerobutyricum hallii:
- a CDS encoding Maff2 family mobile element protein, with product MAFFSSAINILQTLVVAIGAGLGVWGVINLMEGYGNDNPGAKSQGIKQFMAN from the coding sequence ATGGCTTTTTTTAGCAGTGCAATCAATATCCTTCAGACACTGGTCGTTGCAATCGGTGCCGGTCTTGGTGTCTGGGGTGTAATCAACCTGATGGAAGGTTATGGAAACGACAACCCGGGTGCAAAATCCCAGGGAATTAAACAGTTCATGGCTAATTAA
- a CDS encoding DUF3658 domain-containing protein, with translation MIEIVFGESACGSLKIAQTYGKGKYRGSAVSIFMRHEDGSVPSSDEMKKAQLQAQEQERIAWENAIPLGGKSSDVYCFDMALSVGDISDNGIGEQRKNIFKKMLSVCFVEDLDYQVEEKIQKIKTTLTSVIERYVAGEEIRIWYSYNPDELCGMYWLMKQLQPLNCQTTIYLVKLPTWEYGKENTMTSKIAWGEVSPGEWGNYITLQEKANPVFLSACTMKWNQLQNENAPLRAMLNGKLQSVSEDIYDSFILREIAEQPEQFKMAIVIGNVLGKYQLGISDVWISNRIDKMLEDGVLEIIQDAPKGETNYRRILRKRMK, from the coding sequence ATGATTGAAATTGTATTTGGTGAAAGTGCCTGTGGAAGTTTGAAAATTGCCCAAACTTACGGCAAGGGAAAGTATAGAGGAAGTGCTGTTTCAATATTTATGAGGCACGAAGACGGGAGTGTTCCATCTTCAGATGAAATGAAAAAGGCACAGCTTCAAGCACAGGAACAAGAACGCATTGCTTGGGAGAATGCTATTCCATTGGGAGGCAAGAGCAGTGATGTTTATTGTTTTGATATGGCTCTTAGTGTGGGAGATATTTCTGATAATGGAATTGGCGAACAGCGGAAAAATATTTTCAAGAAAATGCTGTCTGTCTGCTTTGTAGAGGATTTAGATTATCAGGTTGAAGAAAAAATACAGAAAATTAAAACTACATTGACCTCAGTGATTGAACGATATGTAGCTGGGGAAGAAATTCGCATTTGGTATAGCTATAATCCAGATGAGCTTTGTGGTATGTATTGGCTTATGAAACAACTTCAACCATTAAACTGCCAGACAACAATTTATTTGGTTAAGTTACCTACATGGGAATATGGAAAAGAAAATACTATGACATCCAAAATAGCATGGGGCGAGGTCTCTCCTGGCGAATGGGGAAACTATATAACTCTACAAGAGAAAGCTAATCCTGTATTTCTTTCAGCTTGTACTATGAAATGGAATCAACTTCAAAATGAAAATGCACCTTTGCGTGCAATGTTAAATGGTAAATTGCAAAGCGTTTCAGAAGATATATATGATAGTTTCATTCTTCGTGAAATTGCGGAACAGCCAGAGCAATTCAAAATGGCTATTGTCATAGGTAATGTTTTAGGAAAATATCAACTTGGAATTAGTGATGTATGGATTTCCAATCGCATTGATAAAATGCTTGAAGATGGTGTGTTGGAAATTATACAGGACGCACCAAAGGGAGAAACAAATTATCGCCGAATATTAAGAAAACGAATGAAATAA
- a CDS encoding TnpV protein, translated as MSELKPRITENGIDYILVGDYYIPGLKLPEEHRPIGKYGRMHREYLREVHPARLNTLILTGELLTYLADLNEQAQKRLDTIMEQMKATEGVTEELKCTRQMEWVQRCNNIHNRAEEIVLYEMIYS; from the coding sequence ATGAGCGAATTGAAACCAAGAATAACGGAAAACGGAATTGATTATATCCTTGTCGGAGATTACTACATTCCAGGCTTGAAACTGCCGGAGGAACACCGCCCTATCGGAAAGTACGGACGAATGCACCGGGAATATTTAAGAGAAGTCCACCCAGCCAGATTGAATACATTGATACTGACCGGAGAATTGTTGACATATCTTGCAGACCTGAATGAACAGGCACAAAAACGGTTAGACACTATCATGGAGCAGATGAAAGCTACCGAGGGCGTGACAGAGGAATTGAAGTGTACCCGACAAATGGAATGGGTGCAGCGTTGCAATAACATTCACAACAGGGCAGAAGAAATTGTTTTGTATGAGATGATTTATTCATAA
- a CDS encoding helix-turn-helix domain-containing protein, with protein sequence MHISYKPLWHTLLERDMRKEDLRLAAGMTTNMIANMSKEGKHISMDTLARICETLNCEITDVIELVPDEPASTGGKEHERIETKNNGKRN encoded by the coding sequence ATGCACATCAGCTATAAACCACTCTGGCACACACTGTTAGAGCGTGATATGAGAAAAGAGGATTTAAGGCTTGCTGCTGGTATGACAACAAATATGATTGCCAACATGAGCAAAGAGGGAAAGCACATCAGCATGGATACATTAGCCCGTATCTGTGAAACTCTGAATTGTGAGATTACTGATGTGATTGAGTTAGTACCAGACGAGCCTGCTTCCACAGGAGGTAAGGAACATGAGCGAATTGAAACCAAGAATAACGGAAAACGGAATTGA
- a CDS encoding helix-turn-helix domain-containing protein has product MKVATSIQERLWELRKDKGLNLEELSKLTGISKSALGSYEKEDYKEINHGNLITLADFYGVSVDYLLCRTENREQINTPLTELHLNDEMVALLKSGRINNRLLCELATHKDFIKFLADIEIYVDGIATMQIQNLNSLVDTVRHEIIERYRPGEDDPHLKVLQAAHISDDEYFSHMVLDDLNLIIRDIREFHKKDSESAPQTTVADELKENLEAVENFKGSRDEKLVILYCKQLGINYKNLSEEEFRWFIRILKKSKKMGTPISQRKKR; this is encoded by the coding sequence ATGAAAGTTGCAACAAGCATACAGGAACGCCTTTGGGAACTCCGCAAAGACAAAGGCTTAAATCTGGAAGAACTATCAAAGCTGACGGGCATTTCTAAATCAGCCCTTGGCAGTTATGAAAAAGAGGATTATAAGGAAATCAATCATGGCAACCTTATCACGCTGGCAGACTTCTATGGGGTTTCCGTCGATTATCTGCTGTGCCGGACAGAGAACAGGGAGCAGATCAACACGCCACTGACGGAGCTGCATTTGAACGATGAGATGGTGGCACTGCTGAAAAGCGGTCGGATTAACAACCGTCTGCTCTGCGAACTTGCCACCCATAAGGACTTTATCAAGTTTCTTGCGGACATTGAGATTTATGTGGACGGGATTGCCACCATGCAAATCCAAAATCTCAACTCCCTTGTTGATACCGTCCGGCATGAAATTATTGAACGGTATCGCCCCGGCGAAGATGACCCGCATTTGAAGGTGCTGCAAGCCGCACATATCAGTGATGATGAGTATTTCAGTCACATGGTTCTGGATGACCTCAACCTGATTATCCGGGATATTCGGGAATTCCACAAAAAGGACAGCGAGAGTGCGCCCCAAACTACCGTTGCCGATGAACTGAAAGAAAATCTGGAAGCGGTCGAAAATTTCAAGGGCAGTCGAGATGAAAAACTGGTTATCCTTTACTGCAAGCAGCTTGGTATCAACTATAAAAACCTGTCAGAAGAAGAATTTCGCTGGTTCATTCGTATTCTCAAAAAATCAAAGAAAATGGGAACGCCTATCAGCCAGAGGAAAAAACGGTAA